TACGTTGGCCAGGTGGCTTACTAGTTCCAGGCTGTTCACAAACGCCTCGGCTTCTTCTTTTCCGCCCTTCAGGTTAAAGCTCAAAACCCCACCAAAACCACGTTTCAGGTATTTTTGGGCCAGAAGATGGTACGGGCTGGAGGAAAGGCCGGGGTAATTCACGCTTTCCACTAATGGGTGTTTCTCCAGCCACTGGGCCAAAGCCAAGGCGTTCTCTACCGTGCGGTCAACCCGAAGTGAAAGCGTCTCAAGCCCTTGCAATAATTGGAAAGAATTGAATGGACTTAACGATGGACCGAAATCCCTTAACCCTTCTACCCTGGCCCTGATGGCGAAGGCGATGTTGCCGAACGGCCCATTGGCTCCGAACACTTCCCAGAAATTAAGACCATGGTACCCTTCAGATGGCTCACTGAATTGCGGAAACTTTCCGTTGCCCCAGTTAAAGTTACCGCCATCTACAATCACGCCGCCCACGGTGGTGCCGTGTCCGCCAATCCATTTGGTGGCAGAGGCTACTACCACGTTGGCGCCATGTTTTAAAGGCTGGAAAAGATAGCCGCCCGCCCCAAAGGTATTGTCCACTACCAACGGCAGGTTGTGCCCGGCCGCCACAGCGGCGATGGATTCAAAATCTGGGATACTGAAGCGCGGGTTGCCAATAGTCTCCAGGTAAAGCGCCTTGGTGTTCTCGTCAATTAAGGCAGCATAAGTAGCAGGCTCTTCATTCTTGGCGAACCGCACTTCAATGCCCAGCCGTTTAAACGCTACTTTAAATTGGTTGTAAGAACCGCCATACAGATTGCTGGAGGCCACAAAATTGTCGCCGGCCTGCAGGATGTTGTTTAGCGCGATGAATTGCGCCGCCTGGCCTGAACCCACGGCTACGGCCGCTACTCCGCCTTCCAGGGCAGCAATGCGCTTTTCAAACACATCGGTGGTGGGGTTCATGATGCGGGTATAAATGTTCCCGAACTGCTTTAAGGCAAACAGGTTGGCGCCGTGTTCGGCACTCTCAAACACATAAGAAGTAGTCTGGTAAATAGGAACCGCGCGGGAGCGGGTAGTAGGATCTATTTCTTGGCCAGCATGCAGCTGAAGGGTTTCAAAACGATAAGGAGAAGACATAGTAATGGCTGGTTACAATTGAAAAATTGAACAAAAACAAGACTCCGGGAAAACTAACGAATAGCAGGAACAACCCTGCCGCGGCACGTCAGACCCTGGAAAACAGGAAAAGGTGGATTAGAAGCGACAACAACAGCCCCGCATGCTACACATTCGCATGCTTGTTGTGCTAATAGAGAAATGAATTGTACTACCTGTTACCAACGCCGTTTGGCGTGACCCTGCATTGTAAGAAGTGGCTTTTGCTTGATTTTCCATCTTCGTATCAATTTATATTCCCCAAGGCAATATGTCCATTGGGTTCAGGAATTAGCACCTTACACGGTTGGTAGGTTGCTAGAGCTTCTCAGAGCCTGTCTCTCCACTCTTCTTTATAAATCAACTACCTTGATAATTGACTTGATATTGCAAATGTAGGCCCCAAAACATTATTTCCAAACTATTTTAAAAAAATTAACAAATTATTTTTGCCAAGCCCGCAACACCTGCTTTCTACCGTTGCCAATGTCATATCGCTACCTAACATTCATTAGCAACTTCACAACAACCCTCCTTTGCACCATCAGTCACCCTCTCTGCTTAAATGGATGTTCTAGGTTTTTAGAAATAGGTAAACCGGCCCGGAGCCTATCGTTTCTGGCCTACCCTGGGGCACAAAGAAGAAACAGTTTTGATCCTTCCTTGCCCCTTATCTATCCTTTCCTAACTTTGCCGCTGTTAGTCCTTTCTTATGCAAGCATTAAAAGAAACCAACTTCCATTTCCCCAACCAGACCGGGTTTTACCGGGGCAAAGTCCGCGACGTTTATTATTTCAAAGACAAGTTGGCCATGGTGGCCACCGACCGCATCTCAGCGTTTGACGTGGTGCTGCCACGGGCCATCCCCTATAAAGGACAGGTATTGAACCAGATAGCGGCTTCTTTCCTGAAAGCCACCGCCGATGTGGTGCCAAACTGGGTCATCAGCCATCCGGCGCCTAACGTGACCATAGGCAAGCAGTGCGATACGTTCAAAGTGGAGATGGTGATCAGGGGCTACCTGGCAGGCCATGCCTGGCGCGAGTACAGTGCCGGCAAACGCACCCTTTGCGGGGTAACGATGCCAGAAGGATTAAAGGAAAACGACCCCTTCCCGGAGCCTATCATCACCCCTACCACCAAAGCGGCAGAAGGCCATGACGAGGATATTTCACGGGAGGAGATTCTGCGCCAGGGAATAGTATCTGAGCAAGATTACCTGCAGATAGAGGCTTACACAAGAGCCCTTTTCAAGCGGGGCACCGAACTGGCCGCCGCCCGGGGTTTGATCCTGGTGGACACCAAATACGAGTTCGGCAAAGCCGATGGCAAAATTTATGTGATTGATGAAATCCATACGCCCGACTCCTCCAGGTTCTTTTACGCCGAGGGCTATCAGGCGCGGCAGGACGCCGGCCAGCCGCAACGCCAACTATCCAAGGAGTTTGTGCGTCAATGGCTCATAGAAAACGGGTTTCAGGGCAAAGAGGGGCAACAGGTACCGGAAATGACAGATGCCAAGGTCACCGAGATTTCGCAGCGGTATATTGAATTATATGAGCAATTACTAGGCGAGAAATTTATTCCGCAAGATTACGCCAGTCAGCCACATAGCCTCCAGGAAAGCATTGCCGCAAACATTTTTTAACATACTTTGTTACAGATATTCCACCAAAAATTGGTAGATTCGCAGTCTAAACCTTTTTGCTGTTACTTATGAAGTACACAATAGATAAAAAAGAGAACTATACCATCATCACTATAGATGAAAAGAAACTGGACACCACGATCGCTCCTGATCTGAAGTCTGAGTTTGTTAAATTGAATGCAGAAGGTATCACCAACCTGATCTTGGATCTATCAAACGTAAAATATACTGATTCTTCCGGGCTTTCCTCTATTTTGATAGCCAACCGTCTTTGCAACTCTTCTGGAGGCGTATTGATTTTAACTGGCCTTCAGGAGCACGTGACTAAACTGATCACCATCTCTAAACTGGAGTCTGTGTTGAATATTTTACCTACCGTAGAAGAAGGTATTGACCGTGTGTTCCTGCACGAAATTGAGAGCGATCTTACCAAAAAAGAAGAATAGTCAATCTGAGGAAACAGCAGTTTGGACTTCGAGCTGAAAATACTTGGTAGCTCCTCTGCCACCCCTTCCTTTGAACGTCATCATACCGCCCAGATTCTCACGGTTGGTAACCAGATCAATCTGATAGATTGCGGCGAAGGTACACAAATGCAGCTGATGCGATACAAGGTAAAGCATCAGCGCATTTGTAACATCTTTATAAGTCACCTCCACGGTGACCATTATTTTGGATTGGTGGGCCTGCTGTCCACCATGCACCTGCAACAGCGCACGGCCCCCATCAACCTTTACGGCCCCAAAGGCCTGGCTGACATCCTTTCTCTCCAGTTTAAGTACGGCGGCACCCAACTCCCCTACCCCATTAATTTTGTGGAGGTAGACACCACCGTTTGCCGGAAGATCTTTGAAGACAAATTCATGACGGTGCACTCGCTGCCCATGCAGCACCGCGTGCCCTGCTGCGGGTATTTGTTCAAAGAGAAAGAGAAACCCCGCCACCTGCTCAAAGGAAAACTCCCTGAATTCCTGACTCCACCCCAACTGGTCCGCCTGAAATGGGGCGAGGACATACGCAACGAGCAGGGCGATATTCTGGTGCGCAACGAAGTCGTGACTACCCACCCCAAGCGCAGCCGCAGTTACGCCTACTGCTCAGACACCAAGTACAAAGAAGACATTCTGCCCTACATACAAGGCGTGGACCTGCTCTACCATGAGGCTACGTTTTTGAGTGACATGGCCCACCGCGCAGAACATACCTTCCACAGCACCGCCGCCCAGGCCGCTTCCTTAGCCCAAAAGGCCCAGGTCAAGCGCCTTCTCATCGGTCACTTCTCCGCCCGCTACAAAGAACTTTCCCCGCTGCTGGAAGAGGCCCAGGCTATTTTCCCTAATACCAATTTGGCTACAGAAGGGAAAACGGTTAGTGTGTTGGAGTAGAAAGGCATTCCTTTAATTAGCTTTTGCCTTGGATTACCTTCTGCTGCTTCCTGAGCCCTACATTACTTTTCTGCCATTGCTGGCGTAGTAACTGCTTTTGCTTTTGAGTTTTTGGGAATGCAATTCTGCTTTAGCTAGCGTGGTTTCTGTTCTTGCCTAAGTACTTATGCTAGGTTATTTCATCTTCACCCTCCGAGCGCTCACGGCCGCGGGGCCCCGTCTTTCCCCCTCGCACTGCCCTTGCGGCCTCTTTGCCTTCTGCCCTTAGTAAAGCTACTTCAGGGCCACAAGCGAGGCGCTCGAGGTAAAGACTGGAATCGAGGGAATGCGTTTGAGGAATGTGTTTTAAGATTCGCGTTTTGAGGCCGTTTTCCAGAAAACAGGCCCAAAACGCTATCCCGCTTCTTCAACGCAGACTCTCCCCTTAAGGGGAGCGCAGAGGGGTGTTTACACAGGAGTGAAGGCATTTCTATCCCCTTTTGAAGTGGGATTGCAAATGCCTAATCTCTACTAGGAATGATGTTTCCAGCCCGTTTTCCTCAAAACAGCCCCAAAACGAAATCACCCAACTAGGCACTTACTTCCAAAATTTTATAATTAACACCTTTATTCCATCTTTACAGGAAATATAAATCCATTTTATTGCATGCCGCTTTCTACCCACTACCACGCCTCCATGGGCGATAAAAAACGACAGCTGTTCATGGTGCTGTGTGGCATTTTTCTTACCAATGCCTTGCTGGCCGAACTGATTGGGGTGAAGATATTTTCGGGGGAAGGGGTGTTTGGGTTGCCGGGCGCGCAGGTACCGGTTCTGGGTAGCACCTTTGACTTCAACCTGACGGCTGGGGTCATCATCTGGCCTATTGTGTTTATTACCACTGACATCATCAATGAGTACTTCGGGAAGGACGGGGTGAAGCGCATTAGTGTCTTGACGGCTATTCTCATTGCATATGCGTTTCTGGTGATTGTCATTGCCACGGCCTTGCCGCCGGCGCAGTTCTGGCAAGACATCAACAACCAGGGACCTAACGGGGCGGCCTTTGACATGGACTTCGCGTTTAACAAGGTGTTCCGGCAGGGCCTGGGAATTATCATTGGCTCTTTAGTGGCGTTTCTGGTGGGTCAGTTGCTGGATGCGCATGTGTTCCACTGGCTTAAGGGCATCACCAGCAGCAAAAAGATCTGGATTCGGGCCACCGGCTCCACGCTGGTCTCACAGTTGGTAGACACGGTGGTGGTGCTGTTTATTGCCTTCTACCTGTTCGGGGACTGGAGTCTGAAGATGGTGTTGTCGGTGTCGGTGATCAATTACCTGTACAAGTTCACCATGGCGGTGGTGCTCACGCCTCTGCTGTACCTGGCCCACCCCATTATTGACCGCTACCTGGCTGATGACAAAAAAGTACCCATGGAAACGTTCATTGCCAAAGACTAGCCCAGCCTCATCCTCGTAGAACCAACTCATGGCGCAACCTCCCTTGTACTTACTCAGCGGTTTAGGAGCTGATGAACGCATGTTCCAATTCCTGGACCTGCATCACCCCAACCCCCGCGTTTTAAAGTGGATTACCCCAGACCCTGAGGACACCCTGGCGACGTACGCCCTCAAACTAACCCAACAGATGGAGCCCAGCCAAGAACCGCCCATCGTGATTGGCCTAAGTTTCGGGGGCATGGTGGCGCAGGAACTGGCCCGGCAAATACCCGTCAAGCGGTTGATCCTTATTTCCACGTTGGTAGATACTAACCAGATTGCCTTGCATTACCGGTTCTGGGGCTGGCTGAAGGTCCAGAAATGGCTTCCGTTTGAGATAGCCAAGCGCTTTACCGGGTTGGGGGCCTGGCTGTTCGGGGTTGACTCCGCTGAAGACAAAGCTATTTTCAGGTCCATCATCCAGGACACTGATGTGCCTACCCTGCGGTGGTCGCTCACCCAGATTCTTACCTGGCACAGCCCCTCCCCGCCCCCCGAGGCCATCATCATCCACGGCGACCGGGACAAGCTTCTGCCGGTTCCTAAGGTGCCCCACCTGCATCTGGTCAAAGGGGGCGAGCACCTCATTGTGTTGAACCGGGCCAAGGAAGTAAGTGAACTGGTGAACCGGTACCTGGACTAAGCCGTTTTGAGGCTATTTTTCTAAAAACAGCTTAAAAACGGGTTTGTCTTTCCAGTTTGCCTGCCAATCGTTTACTTTGTAGAGAACTTTACAGTAACCAAATGGCACGTATCCTTACGGGCATCCAAAGCAGTGGCCGTCCGCACTTGGGCAACCTGCTGGGTGCTATCCTCCCCGCGATAGAGCTCTCAAAAAAAACCGAGAACGAATCGCTTTACTTCATCGCCGATTTACACTCGCTCACTTCTATACGCGATGCCGAAGAGCGCCGGATGAATACCTATGCCGTAGCCGCTGCCTGGCTGGCTTTTAACTTTGACACTGATAAAAACATCTTTTACCGCCAGTCAGACGTGCCGGAGGTAACCGAACTGACCTGGTACCTAAGCTGCTTCGCGCCGTTCCCTATGCTGGCCAACGCGCACTCGTTCAAGGACAAATCGGCGCGCCGAGGTCTGGCGGACGTGAACGCCGGCTTGTTCACCTACCCTATTCTCATGGCCGCCGACATTCTGCTATATGATGCCCAGTTTGTGCCCGTAGGAAAGGACCAGGTACAGCACCTGGAGATCACCCGTGACGTGGCCAGCTCCTTCAACCATATTTACGGCGAGACCTTTGTGTTGCCAGAAGCGACGGTAGACGAATCTGTGATGACCGTACCAGGCATTAACGGCGAGAAAATGAGTAAATCATACGGCAATACCATTGATATCTTTCTGCCGGACAAGGAACTCCGCAAGCGCGTTATGAGCATTGTCACCGACAGCAAAGGCCTGGATGACCCCAAAGACCCTGACACCGATACCACCTTCAAGCTCTACTCTTTGCTGGCTTCGCCGTCAGAAATTGAGGGAATGCGCCAGAATTACCTGGCCGGAGGGTTCGGGTATGGCCATGCCAAACAAGCCCTTTATGACCTCATCATTACCAAATACGCTGAGCCCCGCGAGCGCTTCCAGTATTTCATGAACAACCTCCCGGAACTGGACGCCAAACTAGCCGAAGGTGCCGCCAAAGCCCGTGCCCTAGGGGCACCGGTGTTGAAGCGGGTACGGGAGAAGTTGGGATTTTAAGGGGGTAGCAAGTAGTGCGTAGCACGTAGCAAGATTCTATTTTGAAAAGGAAAAGCCGGGGCAGTACTGCTCCGGCTTTTCTGGTTTATTTGGTGGCCTGGAAACCTTAGGTTCCCTTTCTTTTTCTTGTAGGGACAGGGCTTGACCTGTCCGCTGCGGTTCTCACCGAAGCCAAGTATCTCTTTAGGTGTTCGTTTCAGGTTGCTGGCGTTTTGAGGCCGTTTTTGGAACAAGGGGGCTGGAAACGGAGTGGATCTGCAGGAGTGCGTCATCCCGGGCCTTCAAAGGGAACGAAGGAGAGGGCAATGCGTGCGGACAGGTCAAGCCCTGTCCCTACAGGGTAGGCGTGGGGAATTTGTTTTGCCCCTCCACCGCAGGAGACAAGGCACTGCCTGGTCTCTACAGAGGGAATGCATTGGGAATGGTAGAGACAATGGCACCGCCTTGGCTCCAACGGTATCAGGTGGCCATACCGCCCGCCCGTGGACCTCGCAGCGCCCGCAGGTCCAGCGGCATTCTGTGCCAACAGTTTCTCTAAGCGTACATCTGCTGGGTTAACACCCCTCTCCAGACCTGCGCTTGCTGCATCAAACTCTCGTTCGGGCAATCCTCAAGGGAGAGTCTGCGGTGAATAGGCAATGTTGCATTTTAAGCCTGTTTTCCCAAAAACTGTCCCAAAACAGAAAAGGCTCCTGCCCAGGAATTACCTGTGCAGGAGCCGATTAAATCTTTAAATTATAGTTACGGTTGCCCGCTAGAAGCTAGGCTTTCCAAACTTCCTCGCGTACGCCTTTGCCTACGCTCAGGATAATGCGGGTAGGGTTAGGAACCAGCACTAGGCGGGCTTCTTTATTGGGGAAAGCGTCTGCCTCTACCCACACACCTTCTTTGCCGGTCACGTCTACCTGGCCGTCGCCGTTCAGTTGTTCAGGAAGGTAGGCAGTCGGCAGGAGCACGTCGGTATCAGGGCATACTTTGTGGTGCACGTCACCTAAGACCTCCTCCAGGTATTCCCCAAAAGAATCATTGAACTCATCTTCCAGGTCATGCAGTTCTTCTTCCACCTCATCATAGCGGTCATCATTGTAGGAGAGTTTGCTCAACTCCTGCTTTTTCTGGATGATGGTCACTAAAGCGGTATTTATTTCTTGGATGTTCATGCGTTCTAAGTTTTCACAAATTTTATAACATCTTGCGCTATTTCCAAGTAGATGGGCCAAAACCATGCGCCAAATACTTATTTTCTTTCCAGCGCAATTCCCCTATTTTTACAGAAATTGCCCCTGGCAACAGACGTTTCACCTCAAAAGAAAGAATATATGGCAGAGCAAACAGACTTTCTTCC
This Rufibacter radiotolerans DNA region includes the following protein-coding sequences:
- a CDS encoding STAS domain-containing protein yields the protein MKYTIDKKENYTIITIDEKKLDTTIAPDLKSEFVKLNAEGITNLILDLSNVKYTDSSGLSSILIANRLCNSSGGVLILTGLQEHVTKLITISKLESVLNILPTVEEGIDRVFLHEIESDLTKKEE
- a CDS encoding alpha/beta fold hydrolase — encoded protein: MAQPPLYLLSGLGADERMFQFLDLHHPNPRVLKWITPDPEDTLATYALKLTQQMEPSQEPPIVIGLSFGGMVAQELARQIPVKRLILISTLVDTNQIALHYRFWGWLKVQKWLPFEIAKRFTGLGAWLFGVDSAEDKAIFRSIIQDTDVPTLRWSLTQILTWHSPSPPPEAIIIHGDRDKLLPVPKVPHLHLVKGGEHLIVLNRAKEVSELVNRYLD
- the trpS gene encoding tryptophan--tRNA ligase yields the protein MARILTGIQSSGRPHLGNLLGAILPAIELSKKTENESLYFIADLHSLTSIRDAEERRMNTYAVAAAWLAFNFDTDKNIFYRQSDVPEVTELTWYLSCFAPFPMLANAHSFKDKSARRGLADVNAGLFTYPILMAADILLYDAQFVPVGKDQVQHLEITRDVASSFNHIYGETFVLPEATVDESVMTVPGINGEKMSKSYGNTIDIFLPDKELRKRVMSIVTDSKGLDDPKDPDTDTTFKLYSLLASPSEIEGMRQNYLAGGFGYGHAKQALYDLIITKYAEPRERFQYFMNNLPELDAKLAEGAAKARALGAPVLKRVREKLGF
- a CDS encoding phosphoribosylaminoimidazolesuccinocarboxamide synthase, producing MQALKETNFHFPNQTGFYRGKVRDVYYFKDKLAMVATDRISAFDVVLPRAIPYKGQVLNQIAASFLKATADVVPNWVISHPAPNVTIGKQCDTFKVEMVIRGYLAGHAWREYSAGKRTLCGVTMPEGLKENDPFPEPIITPTTKAAEGHDEDISREEILRQGIVSEQDYLQIEAYTRALFKRGTELAAARGLILVDTKYEFGKADGKIYVIDEIHTPDSSRFFYAEGYQARQDAGQPQRQLSKEFVRQWLIENGFQGKEGQQVPEMTDAKVTEISQRYIELYEQLLGEKFIPQDYASQPHSLQESIAANIF
- a CDS encoding O-acetylhomoserine aminocarboxypropyltransferase/cysteine synthase family protein; protein product: MSSPYRFETLQLHAGQEIDPTTRSRAVPIYQTTSYVFESAEHGANLFALKQFGNIYTRIMNPTTDVFEKRIAALEGGVAAVAVGSGQAAQFIALNNILQAGDNFVASSNLYGGSYNQFKVAFKRLGIEVRFAKNEEPATYAALIDENTKALYLETIGNPRFSIPDFESIAAVAAGHNLPLVVDNTFGAGGYLFQPLKHGANVVVASATKWIGGHGTTVGGVIVDGGNFNWGNGKFPQFSEPSEGYHGLNFWEVFGANGPFGNIAFAIRARVEGLRDFGPSLSPFNSFQLLQGLETLSLRVDRTVENALALAQWLEKHPLVESVNYPGLSSSPYHLLAQKYLKRGFGGVLSFNLKGGKEEAEAFVNSLELVSHLANVGDAKTLIIHPASTTHQQLDEEEQLSAGVNPTLLRVSAGIEHIEDIKADIEQAFAKVRVRDTQLEASLN
- a CDS encoding ribonuclease Z, giving the protein MDFELKILGSSSATPSFERHHTAQILTVGNQINLIDCGEGTQMQLMRYKVKHQRICNIFISHLHGDHYFGLVGLLSTMHLQQRTAPINLYGPKGLADILSLQFKYGGTQLPYPINFVEVDTTVCRKIFEDKFMTVHSLPMQHRVPCCGYLFKEKEKPRHLLKGKLPEFLTPPQLVRLKWGEDIRNEQGDILVRNEVVTTHPKRSRSYAYCSDTKYKEDILPYIQGVDLLYHEATFLSDMAHRAEHTFHSTAAQAASLAQKAQVKRLLIGHFSARYKELSPLLEEAQAIFPNTNLATEGKTVSVLE
- a CDS encoding queuosine precursor transporter, with amino-acid sequence MPLSTHYHASMGDKKRQLFMVLCGIFLTNALLAELIGVKIFSGEGVFGLPGAQVPVLGSTFDFNLTAGVIIWPIVFITTDIINEYFGKDGVKRISVLTAILIAYAFLVIVIATALPPAQFWQDINNQGPNGAAFDMDFAFNKVFRQGLGIIIGSLVAFLVGQLLDAHVFHWLKGITSSKKIWIRATGSTLVSQLVDTVVVLFIAFYLFGDWSLKMVLSVSVINYLYKFTMAVVLTPLLYLAHPIIDRYLADDKKVPMETFIAKD